One Enterobacter asburiae genomic window, AGTTCGGCTATTTCGGGCCGATTGGCTTTGACGTCGGCACCGCCATCGGTAACCTGCTGCTGAACTTCTGCGGCCTGCCGGGGCACCTTGGCATTCGCGATGCCGCCGCCGCACGCGAGCAGCGCCTGACCGATATTCAAGAGCTGTGGAACACCTTCGCAGAACGCTTCCAGGCGCTGGCTAACGAGAAAACGCGCGACGCCGCGCTCGGCGCACCGGGCTATGCCTCGGCGTTCCTGAAAAAGGTCTGGCATGACGCCATCGGGTTCTGCGGCACCGAGCTCATTCGCCGCAGCGTCGGGCTTTCCCACGTCGCGGATATTGACACCATCAAGGATGAAGCCATGCGCCACGAATGTCTGCGCCACGCGATAACGCTCGGTAAAGCGCTGATTGTCATTGCCGACCGCATCGACAGCGCGGAAGAGCTGGTGGCACGAGTGCGGCAGTACAGCTGATTGCATTTGGTTTTCTCCCTCTCCCTGTGGGAGAGGGCCGGGGTGAGGGCATCAAACCGCACTTACCCCAAATACTCAATCACCGACATCCCGCCGTTATAATCCGTGCTGTAAATAATCCCCTGCGCATCGACAAACACGTCGCACGACTGGATCACCTGCGGACGATTTGGCCGCGTGTCCATCATTCTCTCCGGCGCGGCGGGCACCAGCGCGCCGGTTTCCACCGGTCGATACGGATTGGAAATGTCGTACGCGCGCACGCCCGCGTTCTGATACGTCGCAAAAATCAGCGTCGAGCTGACGAAGCTCCCCGGCCGGTTCTCGTGCAGGTTGTGCGGGCCGAAGTGCGCCCCTTTCGCCACGTAGTCGGTTTCATCCGGCTGCGGGAAGGTCGAGATGCTGACCGGGTTCGACGGCTCGCGGATATCAAACAGCCAGATCAGCTTTTCGCCGTCCTGCTGGTTATCCAGCACCGCTTCGTCCAGCACCACCAGCAAATCGCGGTCCGGCAGCGGCAGCGCAGTGTGCGTCCCGCCGCCAAACGGCGGGCTCCAGTTGCGGTGACTAATCAGCTTCGGCCGGGTGCGGTCCTTCACGTCCAGCAGCGTCAGGCCGCCGTCGCGCCAGCTGCCGTAGGCGGTGTCGCCCGCGATAATCGCGTGGTGCAGCGCGTAGCGTTTGCCTTCCGGCCAGTTCGGCTTCTCCCCTTCGGCCTGGTTCATCCCCGGCAGCCACCAGCGCCCCGCCACTTCAGGCTTACGCGGGTCCGCCAGGTCGATGGTCAGGAAGATATAGTCGGTAAAGCCGTCGATCAGCGCAGACACGTAGGCCCAGCGGCCGCCGACGTACCAGATGCGGTGAATGCCGATGCCGCTCAGCGACAGAAATCCGATTTCGCGCGGCCTGTCCGGCGTGGAGATATCAAACACGCGCAGCCCGGCGCTCCATCCTTTGTCCTGCACGTCGCTGACGGTCTCCCCCACCTGCCGGGTGTAGTAGACCTTCTCGTCGGCAAAGCGGGCATCGGCAAACAGATCCCGGGCGTTAATCACCAGCAGCAGGTCGTCATGCGCCTGCAGGTGCACGTTCCAGGTGCCGGGCGGTGCGGGCACGAAGCCTGCCGCTTTCGGGTTCTTCGGGTCGCGCACGTCGACAATCGAAAAGCCCTGCGAAACCATATGGCCGATCCAGGCGAAACCGCGATGCACCATCAGCTGCACGCCGTCCGGACGACCGCCCTGGTCGCTATGGCCAATCAGCCGCATATTGCGGCTGTATTCGGGTTGAGGTAATGCAGACATAATGGAGTCCTTTCGCCGGGTGGCGGCTGCGCCTTACCCGGCCTACAACACCGTAGGCCCGGTAAGCGAAGCGCCACCGGGCATTATTTTGACCTGGCTTCCAGCGTGGCAAACCACGGCGCGATAAAATCTTCCGTCTGGCCCCAGCCCGGAATGATTTTCCCCAGAGACGCCACGTTCACCGGGCCCGGCTGGGCGGTCAGCAGCGCCTGCGGAATGGCGGCCGCTTTGAAATCGTAGGTTGCAGGCGTCGCTTCCCCGGCAATCTTGTTCGCCACCAGGCGCACGTTGGTCGCGCCAATCAGCTTCGGATCCACCGCCACGCTCACCTTCCACGAACTGCCCGGTTCGCGCATCAGCTGCAGATCCTGGTTAGAGATGTCGATGCTGTAGAGCTTGATCTCGGTGCGGCCGTTCTCCTTCAGCGCCTTATACGCGCCCTGGCTGAAGGCGTCCCACGTGCCCCAGATGGCGTCGATTTTGCCTTTCGGGTATTTCGCGAGGATCGCGCCCACCTTGTTGGCGGTATCCCCCTGCACGTCAGAGGACACTGCGCCGATGGACTCCAGCTCTTTGATGTCCGGATACTGCTTTTGCAGCTCTTTATAGGCCGCCTGACGGCGCTCCATCGGCGGGAAGCCCGCGACCCACAGCTTGACGATATTGGCCTTGCCGTTGAAATCTTTCGCCAGTTGCCCGAAGGAGAGGTTCGTCAGGGAGGCATCGTCCTGCTGGGTGACGGTCACGCCCGGGATCTCGCCGTTAACGGCGGTATCAAAAACGGCGACTTTAATACCGGCATCCACCGCTTTCTTCACCAGCGCGGTGGAGTACGGATCGCGCCCCTGAGACAGGATAATCCCGTCATATTTCTGGCTGATCGCCTGGTTCACGAAGTCCTGGAATTTGGCGTCATCCCCGTTGCTTAAAAAGGTGCTGACCTTAAAGCCGAGCTTTTTCCCTTCCTGAATTGCGCCGGCAATAAACTGCGTGGTGTTGTCGTCTGAGCCGAGGTTACGGATCACCGCGATGCGGATCGGGCCGTCATGGTTGGCAATGGCAGCCGGAAGCGGCGCGGGCGTAGCCGCGAAGCCTGGCAGAGCCGTGAGCAACCCAAGTGCTACCAAAGAGAGTGCAATCTTTTTCATTTTTTATCCCGTTGTGTTGTCAGCGTTTTTGTATGTAGGTAATCGCCAGTGCCACCGCGAGCACCAGCCCTTTTATAATGTCCATGGCGTAATACGGCACGGAGAGCATCACCAGCCCGTTCGACAGCACGCCGAGAATGACCGCTCCGACCAGGGTTCCCAGCGCGTTCGGCTTGCCTGAGCCTGCCAGCGAGAAGCCAATCCACGCCGCCGCCACCGCATCCATCAGGTATCCGCCGCCCGCATTCACCTGCGACGAACCAATGCGCGACGCCAGCAAAATCCCGCCCAGGCCCGCCAGCAGCGAGGCGATCACGTAGGCCGCCACCTTGTAGCGCGTGGTGCGAATGCCGGAGAGACGCGCCGCTTCGGGGTTGCCGCCAATGGCGTACATCCGGCGTCCGTGAGTGGTCAGCGAGAGGCCAAGCTGCGCCAGCACGGTTACCACCAGCATGACGATCACAATGGTCGGCACCTGCCCCAGCAGGCTGAACGTCGCCGGAATGGTCCCTTCCGCCATGTCGCCGCTCGGCAGCACCATGTTCTCGGTAATCGATCCGCCGTAGCTGTAGGTCATCGCCACGCCCTGAATGACAAACAGGCTGGCAAGCGTCGCGAGCATGTCCGGAATACGCAGGATGACGATCAGGAAAGCGTTAAACAGCCCCACCAGCGTGCAGAGCGCGAGGGTGATCAGAATCGACTCAGTGGTACCAAAGCCGTGCCAGACGAAAAGCGAAATCACCAGCGCGTTCGCCAGCGAGGCGGTGGATCCGACAGAGAGATCGAACCCGCCGATGGTCAATGAAATCGACACGCCAATGGCAATCACCGTCACGATGGCAATCGAGCGCAGAATGTTGATGATGTTGTTCGGATCGAGGAAGCTGTCCGACGCCAGGCCAAAGACGGCCACCAGCGCGACGATGGTTAACAGCATGCCCCACTTGTAGAGAAAATCGAAAATCTGCTGACGGCCAGACGCCGCCGCGTTCACTGAAAGGGCCTTGCTCACGACGCCGTTCCTCCGGTTGAATAATAAAGTAGTGTCTCTTCGCGGGCCTCGGCCCCGGCGATTTCCGCCACGATGCGCCCGTCCCACAGCACGCAGATGCGGTCGCACAGCCCGACCAGCTCGGCAAACTCGCCCGAGGCGTAAATCACCCCTTTGCCCTCGCGCGCCAGGCCGTCAATCAGCTGGAACAGGTCGGTTTTGGCCTTCACGTCCACGCCTTTGGTCGGCTCGTCGAATATCAGCACGCTGGCGTCATTGCGCAGCCATTTACCGATGGCGACCTTCTGCTGGTTGCCGCCGGATAAGCGGCGCAGCACCTGCCCCGGCCCACGGGCGCGCACGCCGACGCGGGCAATCACCTCTTCCGCCCAGCGCCACGCCTGACGATGGCCAAACAGGCTCCAGTGCGAGAAGCTGTTATCGGCGCACACGGCAAGGTTCATGCTCACCGGCTCGTCGATAAAAATGCCCTCTTTCCGCCGTTCCTCCGGCACCAGCGCCAGACCGCGCAACACGGAGTCGGCCGGATCGCGCGGCTGCCAGGACTGATGATTCAGCTCGCCGCGCGCCACGCGGCTTTTGGTGGCGCCAAACAGCGCCTTGCAGAGTTCGGTTTTCCCTGCGCCCGCCAGCCCGGCAATCCCGAGAATTTCGCCTTTGCGCAAGTGCAGGGAGATGTCTTTCAGCAGCGCATCGTCATGCAGACCTTCCACCCGCAGCAGCGTTTCGTCGCCGTGCGGCGGTCGCGCGGGCGGATAGATATCGCTCAGCACGTGGCCGAGCATCTTCTCGACGATCGCTTCACCGCTAAGATCGGCCATCGGACCGGACTCGATCAGCTTGCCGTCACGCAGCACCGTTAAGGTGTCGCAGATGGCCTTCAGCTCGTGAATGCGATGGGAGATAAACACCACGCCGATGCCCTGCTGCTTTAAACGTCTCACCACCGCAAACAGGCGCTCGCTCTCTTGCGCATCCAGCGGCGCGGTGGGTTCATCAAGAATCAAAAAACGGCAGTGGTGGGACAAGGCGCGTGCCAGCAAAATCTGCTGCTTTTCGGCCAGCGAACAGCCGTCGATGGAACGGCGTACGTCCAGAGAGACATCCAGCTGCGCCAGCGCCTGTCTCGCCTGCTGGCGGATTGCGCGCCAGTTGAAGCGATGCCCCGGCTGCGCCAGCTGGTCGAGCATGATGTTCTCGGCGATGCTTAACCCCGGGATCAGCGCCACGTCCACCTCCTGCTGTACGAGGTGGATCCCCAGCCGTTTGGCATCAAGCGGTTCGCGGATCGTCACCGGCTGGTTGTTAATGCTTATCTCGCCCTCATAGTGGTCGTGCGTGCCGCACAGCACCGCCATCAGGGTCGATTTGCCCGCGCCGTTGGCACCGGTCAGCGCATGTACGGACCCGCCGGTTAAGGTGAAATTCACGCGCGACAGCGCCTGAAAGCCGGAAAAGGCCAGGCTGATACCGCGCATCTCAAGGCGACTGGAAACCATCCGCGTAAATCCTTCATTACTCTTCTGATTTATCGAATTTTTCACAGCTCCGGTTGACTGACAACGACGGAAAAGGCATAAGATAAAGCGAAATATTATTAGCCATCCGGATGTCCAGACATAACATCGGGTTAGCGCTTGCTAAAAAAGGACAACACCATGAGCAACACCGATATCCGCGTCGTGCCTGGCCCGGCGAACTACTTCTCTCATACCGGAAGCCTTGCGCAGCTGGATAACTTCTTTACTCCGGAACAGCTTTCCCGCGCGGTGTGGATCTACGGCGAGCGCGCTATCGAAGGCGCGCGCCCTTTCCTGCCGGAGAGCTTTAACGCGCCGGGGGCGAAACGCCTGCTGTTTAAAGGCCACTGCAGCGAGCGCGACGTCACCCATCTGGTGAATGAATCCGGCAGCGACGCCAGCGTGGTGATTGGCGTCGGCGGCGGTGCGGTGATGGATACCGTGAAGGCCGTGGCGCGCCGCTTAGGGGTACCGTTCGTGGGCATCCCCACCATTGCCGCCACCTGCGCGGCCTGGACCCCACTCTCCGTCTGGTACAACGATGCCGGTCAGGCGCTGCATTTTGAGATCTTCGACGACGCCAACTTCCTGGTGCTGGTGGAGCCGCAGATCGTCCTTAACGCCCCGGCGGAATATCTGCTGGCGGGCATCGGCGATACGCTGGCGAAGTGGTACGAAGCGGTGGTGTTGGCACCTGAGCCGGAGAACCTGCCGCTGACCGTGCGGCTGGGCATCAACGGCGCGCTGGCGATCCGCGACGTGCTGCTGGCGCGCAGCGAAGAGGCGCTTGCCGACCAGCTGCGCGGTGACCAGACGCAGGCGTTCCGGGACGTGGTAGATGCGATTATCGCCGGTGGCGGGATGGTCGGCGGCCTGGGCGAACGCTATACGCGCGTGGCGGCGGCGCATGCGGTGCACAACGGCTTAACCGTGCTACCGCAGACGGAAAAATACCTGCACGGCACCAAGGTAGCCTACGGCATTCTGGTGCAGAGCGCCCTGCTCGGCCAGGACGACGTGCTGGCGCAGCTGGTGGCGTCGTATCAGCGCTTTAACCTGCCGACCACGCTTCGCGAGCTGGACGTCGACATCAATAACCGCGACGAGCTGGATCGGGTCATCGCCCATACCCTGCGCCCGGTGGAGTCGATTCACTATCTGCCGGTTGCGTTAACGCCTGACGTTCTGCGCGCCGCGTTTGAGAAGGTGGAATCCTTCCGCCGTTAATTGCGCCGAACGTCTATACCTAATGATGATTCTCACCACTCTCGTAACGAGGTCATCATGCAGATCGATTTAACAGGTAAAAAGGCGCTGGTTACCGGTGCCAGCCGCGGGCTGGGTCGGGCTATTGCACTCTCGCTGGCGCGCGCCGGTGCGGATGTGATTATTACGTATGAAAAATCGGCCGATAAAGCCCAGGCGGTCGCCGATGAGATTAAGGCGCTGGGACGACACGGCGAAGCCGTACAGGCGGACAGCGCCAGCGCGCAGGCGATTCAGGATGCCGTCACCCATGCGGCGCGTTCCCTTGGCGGGCTGGATATTCTGGTCAATAACGCCGGGATCGCGCGCGGCGGCCCGCTGGAATCCATGACGCTGGCGGATATTGACGCGCTTATCAACGTCAACATTCGCGGCGTGGTAATCGCCATTCAGGAAGCGCTGGTGCACATGTCCGACGGCGGACGCATCATCAACATCGGCAGCTGTCTGGCGAACCGCGTGGCGCAGCCGGGTATCGCCGTTTACTCGATGACCAAATCGGCCCTTAACTCCCTCACCCGCGGGCTGGCCCGTGATTTAGGGCCGCGCGGCATTACCGTTAACCTGGTCCACCCCGGCCCCACCAACAGCGATATGAACCCGGAAGACGGCGAACAGGCTGACTCTCAGCGTCAGCTTATTGCGTTGGGTCATTACGGCCAGCCGGAAGACGTCGCGGCGGCGGTCACGTTTCTCGCCAGCCCGCTTGCCGGGCAGATCTCCGGAACCGGTCTGGACGTGGACGGCGGTTTGAACGCCTGATCGCATATTTCCTGCAAGCCTCTGTCGCCCGGCAGAGGCGTTTCCGAGCGCCCTCGACGGTTCGCGTTTTGCCGCTTTCTCCCGTTTTTTCTCCGCTCTACAGTACCCCATTAGAAATTCGGAATTTATCTAATAGTCTTATTATTTTCTTATATTTTGTGTGGGCGTACAGTGGAGGTACGGATGAAGATTGTCTGGTCCAATGGTGCAAAGAAGGCGTTTTCAAAGATTGACGAGCGGTATCAGCGTCGCATTGAGGTAAAGCTTGCTGAGCTGGATGACCGCTCGGCTCCCCGGCCCGATATCAAAAAAATATCGGCGACAGAAGATCATTTCCGGCTACGCGTTGGCGATTACCGCATCATCTATACGCTTCGTGGCGATCCCGATGACCATTGTTATGTTTTGGTCGTCAAGCGAAGAACTTCAACGACTTACCTGCATGAGGAGAGTGCCAACTATGGCTGTACAGCTAATCAAGGACGATAACGGGAAAACGCAGTACGTCGTTATTCCCTATCACGAATATTTTCGTATGCTCTTACAGATGGCAGAAATTGACGACGAAACCGACGACGATCTGGAGGATATTGAGGTCGAACACGATAGTCTTGATGACGTGGAATTGCCTGGGGAAGTCTGCAGCATCATGACCTGGCAGAACGTCAGCCTGCAGGCCGCGTGGCGTATCCTGCGCGGCATGTCCCAGCAGGAGGTGGCGGAAAAACTCGGCATCACCCAGTCCGCCGTGTCACAGCTGGAAGCGCTGGACTCCCGTCCGCAAAAGCGCACCCGCGAAAAGCTGGCGGCAATTTATGGCTGCAAGCAGGAGCAGATCAGCCTCTATTTACCGAAAGAGGGCTAACAGCACTTCGCCCCGCCCTTGCCGCCGTAGCGGGCGTCCTGACGGTCGCGGAAAAATTCTTCGTAGGTCATGGGCGTCTGGTCCGGATGGTTGACGCGCATATGCTCGACGTAGTTGTCGTAGTCCGGCACGCCAATCATCATTTTGGCAGCCTGGCCCAGGTACTTACCTGCTTTGGAAAGGGTGTCGAACATAATTCTGGTCTCACAGGAAATGTAGGCCGGGTAAGCGCTAGCGCCACCCGGCACACAGGTTAATGCGCCCCTTTGGCCTGGGTGACAATCTCTTCCAGGTTTTCAGGCATCGGCTCGTACGGCGTCTCTTTCGCCGTTGGCTTGTCGTTTTTCAACGCCGCCAGCGCGGTCTTGAGAGAATACAACGCCAGCACCACGACCACCACCATAAAGAAGATAGTCAGCCCGGCATCCAGACGGTTGTTAAACACCAGCTGCGACAGCTGCGACTCGTTGTACTGCGCCGGGATCTTGCCGCTGTCGATCATCGCCTGGAACTTGTTGGCGATCGCCAGGAAGCCCACCTTGTTGTCCGGGCTGAAGGCTTTCTGCCAGCCCGCCGTCAGGGTACAGATCAGCAGCCATGCGGTTGGCACTAATGCCACCCAGGCGTAACGCTGGCGCTTCATTTTGAACAGCACCACCGCGCAGAGCATCAGCGCCATGCCTGCCAGCATCTGGTTGGCGATACCGAACAGCGGCCACAGGGTGTTAATCCCGCCCAGCGGATCGACCACGCCCTGGTGCAGGAAATAGCCCCACGCCAGCACGCACAGCGCCGTTGCCAGCAGGTTCGCCGGGAGCGAATCGGTACGCTTCAGGTTCGGCGAGATCACGCCCAGCAGGTCCTGGAGCATAAAGCGCGCCGCGCGGGTTCCCGCATCCACCGCCGTCAGGATAAACAGCGCCTCGAACAGGATGGCGAAGTGATACCAGAAGGAGACGTCCATCAGCCCGCCCAGCGCGCCGTGCAGGATGTAGGCCATCCCCACTGCCAGCGTCGGCGCCCCGCCCGCACGGGAGATAATCGACTGCTCGCCCACTTCACTGGCGATGCTCGTCAACGTATCAGGGGTAATCGCAAAGCCCCAGCCGCTCACCACCTGCGCGGCGGACGCCACCACGTCAACGGTTCCGGCAGGCGCCAGCACCGCCATCGGGCTGTTCATCGCGAAGTACACGCCCGGATCGATGATACAGGCCGAGACCAGCGCCATGATGGCCACGAAAGACTCCATCAGCATGCCGCCGTAGCCGATCAGGCAAGCCTGATTTTCATTCGCCAGCATCTTCGGCGTGGTGCCGGAGGCAATCAGCGCGTGGAAGCCGGACACCGCACCGCAGGCGATGGTGATAAACAGGAACGGGAACAGGTTACCGGTCCAGACCGGGCCGGTGCCGTCAATAAATTTGGTCAGCGCGGGCATGGTCAGGGTCGGGCGCATAATCAGAATGCCGATCGCCAGCCCGATGATGGTGCCGATTTTCAGGAAGGTGGAGAGGTAGTCACGCGGAGCCAGCAGCAGCCACACCGGCAGCACCGCCGCCACAAAGCCGTAGCCCACCAGCATCCAGGTCAGCTGCACGCCGGTAAAGTCGAAGAACGGTGCCCAGGTTGGGCTTTCCGCCACCCAGCCGCCGGAGATAATGGCGAACACCAGAAATACCAGACCAATCACCGACACTTCACCAATGCGCCCCGGGCGCAGATAGCGAATGTAGATCCCCATAAACAGCGCCAGCGGAATGGTGAAGGCAACGGTATAGGTTCCCCACGGGCTGTGGGTCAACGCTTTCACCACGATCATCGCCAGCACCGCGAGGATGATCACCATAATCATAAAGGTCGCCACCAGTGCAATCACCCCGGCGGTTGCCCCCATCTCCTCTTTCACCAGCTCACCCAGCGAACGCCCGTCGCGGCGGGTGGAGACGAACAGCACCATAAAGTCCTGCACCGCGCCCGCCAACACCACGCCCGCGAGGATCCAGATCATCCCAGGCAGGTACCCCATCTGCGCCGCCAGCACCGGCCCCACCAGCGGGCCCGCCCCGGCAATCGCCGCAAAGTGGTGGCCAAACAGCACCTTTTTGTCGGTCGGCACGTAGTCCAGCCCGTCGTTATGGCGGACGGCAGGCGTCATGCGCGTCGCGTCAACGCCTAATACGTTCTTCGCGATATAGCGGCCATAAAAACGGTACGCGATCAGATAAATGCAGACGGAGGCGACGACGATCCAGAGCGCATTGATCTGTTCCCCCCGGTTGAGGGCGATATAGCCCAGGGCAAAGGCTCCCACAACGGAGAGCCCTGCCCATGTAAGGTATTTCCCTGAGTTGTTCATAGTGGTTATCCGTTGTTGTGAAACAGTGAGATGTTACATTTTGTTTCTAGAACAACCGGAAAAATTTAACAACTTTGAAACGCAATAATGCGTGGTCAAACCAGACATTTACACCACATTGTTAAGCCGATCACTTTCGCGACGTCCTCGGTCACACTTTTGCCTTTTTCAGCCAGACGCGGCCTTACGGAATGATTTGTATCATTTTTTTTGCTCATAACCTCGCCAGAATGATCCTGCGCAATCGCGCGCTTACAAGGAAAAGGATATGAACAGTTCTGTACCTCAGGATCATAAGGTCGGGCCGGGCGCGTACTTCGCCCTGGCGTTTGCAGCCGTTTTCTTCTCTGGCCTGTTAGGCGGAAAAGAGTGGTACGGCGTCTTTGATTTCACCACCCTCAACGGTGCGTTTGGCAAAGTGGTCAGTAAAGCCAGCCTGGATGACGGCACCCTGACGACAGCCAGCAGCGCCTTTCGCGGCACCGACGGCAGCGGCGCGATGGACGGATTTCTCTTCGCGCTCGGTTTAATTCCCGCGGTGATGTTCGCGCTGGGGATGATCAA contains:
- a CDS encoding LVIVD repeat-containing protein; its protein translation is MSALPQPEYSRNMRLIGHSDQGGRPDGVQLMVHRGFAWIGHMVSQGFSIVDVRDPKNPKAAGFVPAPPGTWNVHLQAHDDLLLVINARDLFADARFADEKVYYTRQVGETVSDVQDKGWSAGLRVFDISTPDRPREIGFLSLSGIGIHRIWYVGGRWAYVSALIDGFTDYIFLTIDLADPRKPEVAGRWWLPGMNQAEGEKPNWPEGKRYALHHAIIAGDTAYGSWRDGGLTLLDVKDRTRPKLISHRNWSPPFGGGTHTALPLPDRDLLVVLDEAVLDNQQDGEKLIWLFDIREPSNPVSISTFPQPDETDYVAKGAHFGPHNLHENRPGSFVSSTLIFATYQNAGVRAYDISNPYRPVETGALVPAAPERMMDTRPNRPQVIQSCDVFVDAQGIIYSTDYNGGMSVIEYLG
- a CDS encoding sugar ABC transporter substrate-binding protein, yielding MKKIALSLVALGLLTALPGFAATPAPLPAAIANHDGPIRIAVIRNLGSDDNTTQFIAGAIQEGKKLGFKVSTFLSNGDDAKFQDFVNQAISQKYDGIILSQGRDPYSTALVKKAVDAGIKVAVFDTAVNGEIPGVTVTQQDDASLTNLSFGQLAKDFNGKANIVKLWVAGFPPMERRQAAYKELQKQYPDIKELESIGAVSSDVQGDTANKVGAILAKYPKGKIDAIWGTWDAFSQGAYKALKENGRTEIKLYSIDISNQDLQLMREPGSSWKVSVAVDPKLIGATNVRLVANKIAGEATPATYDFKAAAIPQALLTAQPGPVNVASLGKIIPGWGQTEDFIAPWFATLEARSK
- a CDS encoding ABC transporter permease, which encodes MSKALSVNAAASGRQQIFDFLYKWGMLLTIVALVAVFGLASDSFLDPNNIINILRSIAIVTVIAIGVSISLTIGGFDLSVGSTASLANALVISLFVWHGFGTTESILITLALCTLVGLFNAFLIVILRIPDMLATLASLFVIQGVAMTYSYGGSITENMVLPSGDMAEGTIPATFSLLGQVPTIVIVMLVVTVLAQLGLSLTTHGRRMYAIGGNPEAARLSGIRTTRYKVAAYVIASLLAGLGGILLASRIGSSQVNAGGGYLMDAVAAAWIGFSLAGSGKPNALGTLVGAVILGVLSNGLVMLSVPYYAMDIIKGLVLAVALAITYIQKR
- a CDS encoding sugar ABC transporter ATP-binding protein, which produces MVSSRLEMRGISLAFSGFQALSRVNFTLTGGSVHALTGANGAGKSTLMAVLCGTHDHYEGEISINNQPVTIREPLDAKRLGIHLVQQEVDVALIPGLSIAENIMLDQLAQPGHRFNWRAIRQQARQALAQLDVSLDVRRSIDGCSLAEKQQILLARALSHHCRFLILDEPTAPLDAQESERLFAVVRRLKQQGIGVVFISHRIHELKAICDTLTVLRDGKLIESGPMADLSGEAIVEKMLGHVLSDIYPPARPPHGDETLLRVEGLHDDALLKDISLHLRKGEILGIAGLAGAGKTELCKALFGATKSRVARGELNHQSWQPRDPADSVLRGLALVPEERRKEGIFIDEPVSMNLAVCADNSFSHWSLFGHRQAWRWAEEVIARVGVRARGPGQVLRRLSGGNQQKVAIGKWLRNDASVLIFDEPTKGVDVKAKTDLFQLIDGLAREGKGVIYASGEFAELVGLCDRICVLWDGRIVAEIAGAEAREETLLYYSTGGTAS
- a CDS encoding oxidoreductase, with the protein product MSNTDIRVVPGPANYFSHTGSLAQLDNFFTPEQLSRAVWIYGERAIEGARPFLPESFNAPGAKRLLFKGHCSERDVTHLVNESGSDASVVIGVGGGAVMDTVKAVARRLGVPFVGIPTIAATCAAWTPLSVWYNDAGQALHFEIFDDANFLVLVEPQIVLNAPAEYLLAGIGDTLAKWYEAVVLAPEPENLPLTVRLGINGALAIRDVLLARSEEALADQLRGDQTQAFRDVVDAIIAGGGMVGGLGERYTRVAAAHAVHNGLTVLPQTEKYLHGTKVAYGILVQSALLGQDDVLAQLVASYQRFNLPTTLRELDVDINNRDELDRVIAHTLRPVESIHYLPVALTPDVLRAAFEKVESFRR
- a CDS encoding SDR family NAD(P)-dependent oxidoreductase yields the protein MQIDLTGKKALVTGASRGLGRAIALSLARAGADVIITYEKSADKAQAVADEIKALGRHGEAVQADSASAQAIQDAVTHAARSLGGLDILVNNAGIARGGPLESMTLADIDALINVNIRGVVIAIQEALVHMSDGGRIINIGSCLANRVAQPGIAVYSMTKSALNSLTRGLARDLGPRGITVNLVHPGPTNSDMNPEDGEQADSQRQLIALGHYGQPEDVAAAVTFLASPLAGQISGTGLDVDGGLNA
- a CDS encoding type II toxin-antitoxin system RelE family toxin; translation: MKIVWSNGAKKAFSKIDERYQRRIEVKLAELDDRSAPRPDIKKISATEDHFRLRVGDYRIIYTLRGDPDDHCYVLVVKRRTSTTYLHEESANYGCTANQGR
- a CDS encoding helix-turn-helix domain-containing protein; this encodes MAVQLIKDDNGKTQYVVIPYHEYFRMLLQMAEIDDETDDDLEDIEVEHDSLDDVELPGEVCSIMTWQNVSLQAAWRILRGMSQQEVAEKLGITQSAVSQLEALDSRPQKRTREKLAAIYGCKQEQISLYLPKEG
- a CDS encoding YbdD/YjiX family protein codes for the protein MFDTLSKAGKYLGQAAKMMIGVPDYDNYVEHMRVNHPDQTPMTYEEFFRDRQDARYGGKGGAKCC
- the cstA gene encoding pyruvate/proton symporter CstA; the encoded protein is MNNSGKYLTWAGLSVVGAFALGYIALNRGEQINALWIVVASVCIYLIAYRFYGRYIAKNVLGVDATRMTPAVRHNDGLDYVPTDKKVLFGHHFAAIAGAGPLVGPVLAAQMGYLPGMIWILAGVVLAGAVQDFMVLFVSTRRDGRSLGELVKEEMGATAGVIALVATFMIMVIILAVLAMIVVKALTHSPWGTYTVAFTIPLALFMGIYIRYLRPGRIGEVSVIGLVFLVFAIISGGWVAESPTWAPFFDFTGVQLTWMLVGYGFVAAVLPVWLLLAPRDYLSTFLKIGTIIGLAIGILIMRPTLTMPALTKFIDGTGPVWTGNLFPFLFITIACGAVSGFHALIASGTTPKMLANENQACLIGYGGMLMESFVAIMALVSACIIDPGVYFAMNSPMAVLAPAGTVDVVASAAQVVSGWGFAITPDTLTSIASEVGEQSIISRAGGAPTLAVGMAYILHGALGGLMDVSFWYHFAILFEALFILTAVDAGTRAARFMLQDLLGVISPNLKRTDSLPANLLATALCVLAWGYFLHQGVVDPLGGINTLWPLFGIANQMLAGMALMLCAVVLFKMKRQRYAWVALVPTAWLLICTLTAGWQKAFSPDNKVGFLAIANKFQAMIDSGKIPAQYNESQLSQLVFNNRLDAGLTIFFMVVVVVLALYSLKTALAALKNDKPTAKETPYEPMPENLEEIVTQAKGAH